The nucleotide window GCCTGCCCCGTTTCGCCGAAATTCGCCCTGAGCACGTGACGCCGGCCGTCGACGTGCTGCTGGAGCAGGCGCGCGCGGCGGTCGAGCGCGCAGCGGACCCCGCAACGCCGGCGACCTGGGCCAACATTCTCGACGCCGTGGAAGACGGCACGGAAGGCCTTGGCCGTGCCTGGGAGATCGTCGGGCACCTGAACGCCGTTGCGGATACCCCCGAACTGCGCGCCGCCTACAGTGAAAACTTGCCGCGCGTTACCGAATTCTCGGCCAGCGTCGGCCAGAATCTGGCGTTGTTCGAAAAGTACAAGGCGATCGCCGCCGGCTCGGAATTCGACGGCCTGTCCGCAGCCCGCAAAAAGATCCTCGAAAACGAAATGCGCGGCTTTCGTTTGGGCGGTGCCGAACTGCCCGAAGACCAAAAGCCTCGATTCGCCGAGATTCAGGAAGCGCAGGCGCGACTGGCCAAGACCTTCTCGGATCACGTGCTCGACGCCACGAACAAGTTTTCGCTGATCGTCACCGACGAGCAGGAAATCGCTGGCCTGCCCGACGACGACAAGGCCGCCGCCCGTGCCGCCGCAGAGCGCGACGGCGCACAGGGCTGGAAGTTCACGCTGCACTTCCCGTCTTATTTCCCGGTGTTGCAGTACGCCGAAAATCGCGCGTTGCGCGAGAAGCTGTATCGCGCAAACGTCACGCGCGCCTCGGAGCTGGGACCGAAGTTCGGTGACGGCGAAGCCGACTGGGACAACACGGAAATCGTCGTCGAACAGCTGGCATTGCGTCGCGAAGAAGCCCATATGCTCGGCTTCAAGAACTATGCGGAGGTGTCGCTCGAACCCAAGATGGCGGAATCGCCGGCACAAGTGCTCGAGTTCCTCGAAGACCTCGCCCGTCGTGCCCGCCCCTACGCCGAACAGGATTGGGCGGAACTTCAGGCATTTGCCGCGACATCGCTCGGCATCGACAAGCTCGAACCCTGGGACACGGCCTATGCCTCTGAGAAGTTGCGTCAACAGCGCTACGCATTCTCGGAAACCGAAGTTCGCCAATATTTCCCCTTGCCCAAGGTGCTCGACGGCCTGTTCCGCGTGGCCGGCACGCTGTTCGGCGTGACGATCCGTCCGCAGGATGCCGAGACGTGGCACCCGGACGTGCGCTTTTTCCGTATCGAGCGCGACGGTGAACTGGTGGCCCAGTTCTACATGGATCTGTTCGCACGCGAAGGCAAGCGCGGCGGCGCCTGGATGGACAGCGCCCGTACGCGCAAGCGCCTGCACGACGGTGCGCTTCAAACCCCGGTCGCGTACCTGGTTTGCAACTTCCCCGCGCCGGTTGGCGAGAAGCCAGCCCTGTTGCCGCATGACGACGTGATCACACTGTTCCACGAGTTCGGCCACGGGCTGCACCATATGCTCACGCAGGTGGAAGACGCCGGCGTCGCGGGCATCAACGGCGTGGAATGGGATGCCGTCGAGCTGCCGTCGCAGTTCATGGAGAATTTCTGCTGGGAATGGGATGTGCTGGAGCACATGACGGCGCACGTCGACACGGGTGCCCCATTGCCGCGCGCATTGTTCGACAAGATGGTCGCCGCACGCAACTTCCAGAGCGGCCTGATGATGCTGCGTCAGCTGGTTTTCTCCGACTTCGACATGCATCTGCATTACGACTTCGACCCGCATGGCAAGGAGTCGGTGCTGGCGCTGTCCAAGCGCATCAACGATCGTCTGCACGTCACGCCCCAAGCGGAGTTCTCGCGCTGGCCGAACACGTTCAGCCACATCTTCGCCGGCGGATATGCCGCGGGGTACTACAGCTACAAGTGGGCCGAGGTGCTGTCGGCGGACGTGTATGCCGCGTTCGAGGAAGCCGCCAAAGTGAGTGGCACCGTTCTCGATACGACCACGGGTGCACGGTACCGCGATGAAATTCTTGCCGTGGGCGGCAGCCGCGAAGCGATGGAATCGTTCATCGCATTCCGTGGCCGAGCCCCGCAGGTGGACGCGCTGCTGCGCCACAGCGGGATGTCGGCAAACTGACGGACCTGCTCCGGGCGTGCGGGGGTAGACGCCGCGGTAAGGAAGACGGGCGCTTTCGAGCGCCCGTTTTTGTTTCGTCGGCCTTTCGCAAGGCACCAGCCGTCCAACGTCCCGACAACCGGCGTCACCCAGCGTCGTCACAGGCGTCCGGCTGCCAGACGTAGCGGTTCGTCTCCTTGTCAAAACAACGGGTAGCCTGAAAGCGAACTGTACAGCCGTTGTCGTAGGTTCGCGTGCAGCCGAGCGCATCGCATCGGGTCTGCATTCGGATCACCTGACCTGTCGG belongs to Pandoraea pnomenusa and includes:
- a CDS encoding M3 family metallopeptidase, producing the protein MNTPQTNPLLDIEGLPRFAEIRPEHVTPAVDVLLEQARAAVERAADPATPATWANILDAVEDGTEGLGRAWEIVGHLNAVADTPELRAAYSENLPRVTEFSASVGQNLALFEKYKAIAAGSEFDGLSAARKKILENEMRGFRLGGAELPEDQKPRFAEIQEAQARLAKTFSDHVLDATNKFSLIVTDEQEIAGLPDDDKAAARAAAERDGAQGWKFTLHFPSYFPVLQYAENRALREKLYRANVTRASELGPKFGDGEADWDNTEIVVEQLALRREEAHMLGFKNYAEVSLEPKMAESPAQVLEFLEDLARRARPYAEQDWAELQAFAATSLGIDKLEPWDTAYASEKLRQQRYAFSETEVRQYFPLPKVLDGLFRVAGTLFGVTIRPQDAETWHPDVRFFRIERDGELVAQFYMDLFAREGKRGGAWMDSARTRKRLHDGALQTPVAYLVCNFPAPVGEKPALLPHDDVITLFHEFGHGLHHMLTQVEDAGVAGINGVEWDAVELPSQFMENFCWEWDVLEHMTAHVDTGAPLPRALFDKMVAARNFQSGLMMLRQLVFSDFDMHLHYDFDPHGKESVLALSKRINDRLHVTPQAEFSRWPNTFSHIFAGGYAAGYYSYKWAEVLSADVYAAFEEAAKVSGTVLDTTTGARYRDEILAVGGSREAMESFIAFRGRAPQVDALLRHSGMSAN